A window of Komagataella phaffii GS115 chromosome 1, complete sequence contains these coding sequences:
- a CDS encoding Catalytic subunit of DNA polymerase (II) epsilon, translating to MSSKSQFKGSTSARFVKNSGNNSQPYQRRSEEELLSNFNNENAHTKLSLVQEADQIDSVFGFDRYESGPKKVGWLINMHTTTIPSEDLLQGYSGVDYYFLDEEGGGFKVTKQYDPYFFVICKKSYESEVEEYLRKQLEGLLKKASRVEKDDLSLPNHLIGLKRTLIQLSFHNISNLLEARRIIAPIVKQNQLFKEQRDVYNSDLNYNLLNEEEDLDFNTESKSKPLDIAHCLEDIREYDVPYHVRVSIDNNYRIGKWYTLEATDSAQVSFTEMKDKIAFADPVILAFDIETTKAPLKFPDSSIDQIMMISYMIDGEGFLITNREIINAEIEDFEYTPKPEYPGLFTIFNEPDEKALIERFFEHIREVRPTVIATFNGDFFDWPFVEKRAFFHGIDMFREIGFAKDVEDEYKSKYCVHMDCYRWVKRDSYLPQGSQGLKAVTTVKLGYNPTELDPELMTPYAYEKPQLLAEYSVSDAVATYYLYYKYVHPFVFSLCTIIPLNPDEVLRKGTGTLCEMLLMVQAYENNILLPNKHTDPLERFYEGHLIESETYVGGHVESLEAGVFRSDISTDFRIDPTAIDEILSTLDQSLKFSIEVESKKQLKDITNYDEIYDKIKGELLELKNNPKRHEAPLIYHVDVASMYPNIMTTNRLQPDSMKTDQDCAECDFNRPGKTCDRRLLWAWRGEFYPADYSEYKMIEHALSNDTFAPDKPWLPRKTFDQLSHIQRAALVKSNLSEYSRKVYHRIKQTKTIEKEAIVCQRENPFYVNTVRSFRDRRYEFKGLAKVWKGKASKIPKDDRHSLDEAKKMIVLYDSLQLAHKVILNSFYGYVMRKGSRWYSVEMAGITCLTGATIIQLARSLVERLGRPLELDTDGIWCILPSSFPEDFDFKMKDGKTLTVSYPCSMLNFLVHEKFTNHQYQELVDPVTHKYKTYSDNSIFFELDGPYKAMILPTSKEEGKGLKKRYAVFNFDGSLAELKGFELKRRGELQLIKNFQSDIFKLFLHGDTLEGCYQTVANVANRWLDVLDSKGVNVEDEDLIELICENRSMSKTLAEYGTQKSTSITTARRLGEFLGEEMVKDKGLACKYVIANRPLNAPITERAVPVTIFSSDTEIKKRFLRRWLGDNSLDNFDPRTIIDWEYYTERLASVVQKIITIPAALQNISNPVPRIAHPEWLQKKVNSQNDSKKQSSLAQFFGKTTNSDIMKDISNRFKDIEDFGADTNGMSRKMGKVTSRKRKQKELESRIAEKEQKLLEEDCPNELVDYGSFLKYQKAKWKLQSQNRERRRKLFGASANTATRGTIGNIMRKKAESYVGSSWQVLQYKHDSTCKPGEVKALVFIDGRVQTFTIAVPKKVFLGLKTTDLGSLSIPDECTVEPSTNHLPKGEKVENLFKLTMSEEKFNAERGNCNGLFQHEDVKCVYESQIDCTERIIVELGNSVKFQENQVGALGKALQNGFNQNNFTTLPSERYLSHFNLNVTYLIHIVANGYEVFSLFKSWDPTVSVLVLKPNMAASSLPRNMESVYQDYYRSKKERLSHTIIQYDEQLSFDVVDFTDKNKLLRNLNIKCGEANEEKSSKSLMVIQSNQCTKLVRALKNLNEQPVISMNLRELNLSPLSWKSSVINKIINHYLSLGAGLKDLISMARYGNIPLCNLNVEDKSYLIDIQYARKLIELGIVLWWSPNPLPDHGGFELDQSMANIEKSLEFPTINKPEIYETVCLELNLSNLTINTILTSALINEAEGLEIGDNENTTSFAEDIFSTPALQALRFLLKSWWDDALKNNVDADIMVFNFMSWVEKTSSYLYDPSLLYHVYNLTKKSLLHLLGEFKRLGSTIIFANRNKIVLKTSKLLVENSYAYGQYIIKTVRSKSMFSYLEFQVVRYWDMLIWMDQYNYGGNGCAEITSNEKQDLELINHWQLQQFLPPVLQQEFEDWVVVILDSFLKCKQLDLNGSQSNGTPRQTQIQHILKKQNQQQSLSTDFVYEKPENNIIDMFGNVLEKRIITLKERQLRTLLNPALKAEYEFPKLAGSQLDLSDPTLEFVKFLCHILSLSKSRNIEVRVLRRNILKLFDVKEFSAEATFKNPSASLRLYNVHCEICNHITDLDLCRDTETEIFNCQNCKRRFNKLALEERLIADAHKLLVHFYNQDLKCSKCHKLRSSELQLYCSCSGSWIGTVNRGDIVKRMKTFHTVARFYDFNMLKEVTTTGE from the coding sequence ATGTCTTCGAAGTCACAGTTCAAAGGGTCAACATCGGCTCGGTTCGTGAAAAATTCCGGCAACAATTCTCAACCATATCAAAGGCGgtcagaagaagaactacTCTCTaatttcaacaatgaaaaTGCACATACAAAGCTTTCCCTGGTCCAAGAAGCTGACCAAATTGACTCTGTATTTGGGTTTGACCGCTACGAAAGTGGTCCTAAGAAGGTAGGATGGCTGATCAACATGCATACCACAACTATCCCATCGGAAGACCTTCTGCAAGGTTACTCTGGAGTCGATTACTACTTCCTGGACGAAGAGGGCGGTGGCTTCAAAGTAACAAAACAATATGATCCCTACTTTTTTGTCATTTGTAAAAAATCATACGAATCTGAGGTAGAAGAGTACCTGAGGAAACAGTTAGAAggattgttgaaaaaggctAGCCGTGTCGAGAAAGATGACTTATCACTACCCAACCATTTAATAGGCTTGAAGAGAACATTGATTCAGCTTTCCTTTCACAATATTTCCAATCTTTTAGAGGCAAGAAGGATCATAGCTCCGATAGTGAAACAAAACCAATTATTTAAGGAACAAAGAGATGTATACAATTCTGATTTGAATTACAATCTGCTGaatgaggaagaagatcttgattTCAACACAGAGTCCAAATCAAAACCATTGGACATTGCACACTGTTTAGAAGATATCCGAGAGTACGACGTGCCGTACCATGTTCGGGTTTCTATTGATAATAATTATCGTATCGGAAAATGGTATACTTTGGAGGCCACCGACTCGGCCCAAGTCTCATTCACCGAAATGAAGGATAAAATTGCATTTGCGGACCCTGTTATTTTGGCGTTCGACATTGAAACTACAAAGGCCCCTCTCAAATTTCCTGACAGTAGTATCGATCAAATTATGATGATTTCTTATATGATTGACGGGGAAGGGTTTCTAATCACTAATAGGGAAATCATTAACGCTGAGatcgaagattttgaatATACTCCCAAGCCAGAGTATCCCGGTCTTTTTACGATCTTCAACGAGCCAGATGAAAAAGCATtgattgaaagattttttgagCATATCAGAGAAGTTAGACCCACTGTCATCGCCACGTTTAACGGTGACTTCTTTGATTGGCCTTTTGTGGAGAAAAGGGCTTTTTTTCATGGCATTGACATGTTTCGGGAGATTGGTTTTGCCAAGGATGTGGAAGATGAGTACAAGTCCAAGTACTGTGTCCATATGGACTGTTATAGATGGGTCAAACGTGATTCCTATCTTCCCCAAGGTTCTCAAGGTCTAAAAGCCGTTACCACAGTAAAATTAGGTTATAACCCCACAGAATTAGACCCAGAACTGATGACTCCATATGCTTACGAGAAACCTCAGCTATTAGCTGAATACTCAGTTTCTGATGCTGTGGCCACTTACTATCTTTATTACAAGTATGTGCAtccttttgttttttctCTCTGTACAATCATTCCTTTGAATCCAGATGAAGTTCTTAGAAAAGGAACTGGAACTTTATGTGAGATGTTATTAATGGTACAAGCTTATGAAAACAACATCCTATTACCCAATAAGCATACTGACCCACTTGAGCGCTTTTATGAAGGCCATCTGATAGAATCTGAAACTTATGTTGGAGGCCACGTTGAATCTTTAGAAGCTGGTGTGTTTAGATCAGACATTTCCACAGATTTTCGAATTGATCCCACTGCTATTGATGAGATCCTCTCAACATTGGaccaatctttgaagttctCGATAGAAGTTgaatccaagaaacaaCTGAAAGACATTACAAACTATGATGAAATTTATGATAAGATCAAGGGAGAGCTATTAGAATTAAAGAATAATCCTAAGAGACACGAAGCTCCGTTGATCTATCATGTTGATGTGGCATCAATGTACCCTAATATTATGACAACAAATAGGCTGCAACCTGATTCGATGAAGACTGATCAAGACTGTGCTGAGTGTGACTTCAACCGACCAGGTAAAACTTGCGATCGAAGGTTGTTATGGGCATGGAGGGGTGAGTTTTATCCCGCAGACTATAGTGAGTATAAGATGATCGAACATGCTTTATCTAACGATACATTTGCGCCAGATAAACCTTGGCTTCCCagaaaaacttttgatcaactttctCATATTCAAAGAGCTGCACTTGTTAAAAGCAATTTAAGTGAGTACTCAAGAAAAGTTTATCATAGAATCAAGCAGACGAAAACTATAGAGAAGGAGGCTATTGTCTGCCAACGGGAAAACCCTTTCTATGTCAATACAGTGCGATCATTTAGAGACAGAAGGTATGAGTTCAAAGGACTTGCCAAAGTTTGGAAGGGAAAAGCATCCAAAATACCAAAAGATGATAGACATAGTCTGGATGAGGCCAAGAAAATGATTGTTTTATATGATAGTTTACAATTGGCTCATAAAGTTATTCTTAATTCATTCTACGGGTATGTCATGAGAAAGGGATCCAGATGGTATTCCGTGGAAATGGCTGGAATTACCTGTCTGACTGGTGCCACTATTATTCAATTAGCCAGATCGTTGGTTGAGCGCCTGGGTAGGCCTTTAGAACTTGATACTGACGGAATTTGGTGTATTCTTCCTTCATCGTTCCCAGAGgactttgatttcaaaatgaagGATGGTAAAACACTTACTGTTTCATATCCTTGTTCTATGTTGAACTTCTTGGTTCATGAAAAGTTCACGAACCACCAGTATCAAGAATTGGTTGATCCGGTCACTCACAAGTATAAAACTTACTCTGACAATTCtatcttctttgagttAGATGGTCCCTATAAGGCCATGATCCTTCCTACTTCGAAAGAGGAAGGTAAGGGACTTAAAAAGCGTTATGCTGTGTTCAACTTTGACGGTTCATTGGCTGAGCTAAAAGGATTTGAGTTGAAAAGACGAGGTGAATTACAACTAatcaagaactttcaaTCTGATatattcaaacttttcctACATGGAGACACTTTGGAAGGATGTTATCAAACCGTGGCTAATGTTGCTAATCGGTGGTTAGATGTGCTAGACTCCAAAGGTGTCAACgtcgaagatgaagatcTGATTGAACTGATTTGTGAGAACCGGAGCATGAGTAAAACCTTAGCTGAGTATGGAACTCAGAAATCCACATCAATTACTACTGCTCGAAGGTTAGGAGAGTTCCTAGGAGAGGAAATGGTCAAGGATAAAGGATTGGCTTGTAAATATGTTATTGCTAACCGACCTCTCAATGCTCCAATCACTGAAAGAGCTGTACCGGTTACtatcttttcttctgataCCGAGATCAAAAAGAGATTCCTGAGAAGGTGGCTTGGGGATAACTCTTTGGACAATTTTGATCCAAGAACCATAATAGACTGGGAATATTACACAGAAAGGTTGGCCTCTGTTGTACAGAAAATTATTACTATTCCGGCAGCTCTGCAGAATATTTCCAACCCTGTTCCTAGAATTGCCCACCCAGAATGGCTACAGAAAAAAGTTAACAGTCAAAACGACAGTAAGAAGCAAAGTAGTTTGGCTCAGttttttggaaagactACAAACTCCGACATAATGAAAGATATCTCAAACAGATTTAAGGACATCGAAGATTTTGGTGCGGATACTAATGGAATGTCTCGCAAGATGGGAAAAGTCACGTCCCGTAAGAGAAAGCAAAAGGAATTAGAGTCAAGAATTGCCGAAAAGGAGCAGAAACTGTTAGAAGAAGACTGTCCTAATGAATTGGTGGATTATGGctcattcttgaaatatCAAAAGGCGAAGTGGAAACTTCAATCACAAAATAGGGAACGGAGAAGGAAGCTATTCGGGGCTAGTGCCAATACCGCAACCCGAGGAACTATTGGTAATATTATGAGAAAGAAGGCTGAATCGTACGTTGGATCTAGTTGGCAAGTCTTGCAATACAAACATGACTCAACTTGTAAGCCTGGAGAAGTTAAGGCGTTGGTGTTCATAGATGGAAGAGTACAAACATTCACCATTGCGGTTCCTAAAAAAGTATTCCTGGGACTCAAAACGACTGATTTAGGATCACTAAGCATACCAGATGAATGTACTGTCGAACCGTCCACTAACCATCTCCCCAAGGGtgaaaaagttgagaaTCTCTTCAAGCTAACGATGTCGGAGGAGAAGTTTAACGCGGAACGAGGAAATTGCAATGGACTCTTTCAGCACGAAGATGTGAAATGTGTCTATGAATCACAAATAGACTGTACTGAAAGAATAATTGTAGAGCTTGGAAATTCCGTCAAATTTCAAGAGAACCAAGTTGGGGCATTAGGGAAAGCACTGCAAAATGGGTTCAATCAAAACAACTTTACAACCTTACCTTCAGAAAGATATTTAAGtcatttcaacttgaatgTGACATACTTAATTCACATTGTTGCCAATGGATATGAAGTGTTCtctttgttcaaatcaTGGGATCCAACGGTTTCTGTTCTTGTGTTGAAACCCAACATGGCAGCATCATCATTGCCACGAAACATGGAATCAGTATACCAAGATTATTATCGGTCTAAGAAAGAAAGGTTATCCCATACCATTATTCAGTATGACGAGCAATTATCCTTTGATGTCGTAGATTTCACAGATAAGAATAAATTACTTCGAAATTTAAATATCAAATGCGGTGAAGCCAACGAAGAGAAAAGCTCCAAATCGTTGATGGTGATCCAATCCAACCAATGTACTAAACTGGTCAGGGcgttgaagaatttgaatGAACAACCTGTCATTTCAATGAATTTGAGAGAATTGAATCTGTCACCATTATCATGGAAGAGTTCTGTCATCAACAAGATAATAAATCATTATCTATCTTTAGGAGCTGGGTTAAAGGATCTCATTTCTATGGCGAGGTATGGTAACATACCATTATGCAACTTGAATGTGGAGGATAAAAGTTATTTGATTGACATTCAGTATGCCAGGAAACTCATAGAGCTGGGTATAGTTCTATGGTGGTCTCCCAATCCTTTACCTGACCATGGTGGTTTCGAGCTAGATCAATCGATGGCTAACATAGAAAAGTCTCTGGAGTTTCCAACCATCAACAAACCTGAGATCTATGAGACTGTGTGTTTGGAACTCAATTTGAGCAATTTAACAATCAATACAATTCTGACTTCAGCATTGATCAACGAAGCAGAAGGTTTAGAAATTGGAGATAATGAAAACACAACGTCTTTTGCAGAGGATATTTTTTCAACCCCTGCATTGCAGGCTCTTCGATTCTTGTTGAAGTCGTGGTGGGATGATGCTCTTAAGAATAATGTCGATGCCGACATTATGgtgttcaatttcatgtCGTGGGTAGAGAAAACGTCTTCATATCTGTACGATCCGTCTCTGCTTTATCATGTCTACAACCTTACCAAGAAGTCATTATTACATTTACTAGGAGAATTCAAGAGATTGGGCTCCACTATTATTTTTGCTAACCGAAACAAGATAGTCCTAAAAACCTCCAAATTACTGGTTGAAAACTCCTATGCTTATGGTCAGTATATCATAAAAACTGTGCGTTCAAAATCAATGTTTAGCTACCTAGAGTTTCAAGTGGTGCGGTACTGGGATATGCTGATTTGGATGGACCAATACAATTATGGAGGGAATGGCTGTGCTGAAATTACTTCCAACGAGAAACAAGATTTGGAACTTATCAATCATTGGCAACTACAACAGTTTTTACCTCCAGTGCTGCAACAAGAGTTTGAGGACTGGGTTGTGGTGATACTGGATTCATTCTTGAAGTGCAAGCAGCTTGATTTGAATGGATCACAATCTAATGGAACCCCTCGGCAAACTCAAATACAGCACATTCTTAAAaagcaaaatcaacaacagTCACTTTCTACAGATTTCGTTTATGAGAAGCCAGAGAACAATATCATTGATATGTTTGGTAACGTACTGGAGAAACGAATCATTACGCTCAAAGAACGCCAACTGCGAACATTGTTGAATCCAGCATTAAAAGCCGAGTATGAATTCCCAAAGCTTGCTGGTTCACAGTTGGACTTGTC